The Epinephelus fuscoguttatus linkage group LG7, E.fuscoguttatus.final_Chr_v1 DNA window CAGGAGGGCAGGGTGATGAGTCTCCAGCTGGCCTGGTACACCATCATACAACACCTCAGATGACGGATGAATGTGCAGGGGAGCACTCACTGACTAATGCAAGCCACAGGCAGAGCAAACTTTGCTCCTTTAAACAGAGGCGGTCCTGCCTAGTTTTACGCCCTGGGCGAACCATCCCTCTGCCCCACCCCCCACCTGAAAATAactattgttgtgtttttttttgtctgggaATGAAGTTTATATCTgtttagtctgagtgggcagaaggttgctgcatagatcagcctctcattgggcggaacgagccacccgctgaaggcccgccctaccacctccggttgtgtagcagttttcaaccgttttcaacacgtcctttactaacttttgcggtgtttgatcttgcggggatgtagccatttttctgccatggttcgcgtcctgtaggtgatatttttgtgggcgtgttacaccaaaacctgtttcccctcagcaatatttttgcaagcacacagttgctgtggcaccgcccagaatgattgtgattggttgaaagaagtacaagcagccggggtgtttttttttctccaatcttaaagtgaaagttggcccagccagacctttcttttcttgagaaaggtctggtgagcgagactaataTCTGTTAGGAACCAAGCAGTGAGGCAACAAGTACACAAGAGctgttgacaaaaaaaaaaaaaaaaaaatgaccaaaaaactATACTCACCAGCCACtatattaggtacaccttgctagtactgggttggactccctttttaattcttggtgtcatagattcaacaaagtgctggaaacattcctcagagattttggtccatattgacatgacagCATCACAATGATGTGTTGCTGATGTGAATCTctcgttccaccacatcccaaaggtgctctattggactgagatctggtgactgtggaggccattggagtacagtgaactccacttgtcatgttcaagaaaccagtttgagatgatgtgagctttgtgacatggtgcgttatcctgctggaagtagccatcagaagatgggtacactgtggtcataaagggatggacacggtcagcaacaatactcaggtaggctgtggtgtttaaaccatgctcagttggtactaaggggcccaaagtgtgccaagaaaatctcccccacaccattacaccaccagcagcagcctgaaccgttgatacaaggcaggatggatccatgctttcatgttgtttacaccaaattctgaccctaccatctgaatgagaccaggcaacgtttctccaatcttctattgtccagttttggtgagcctgtgtgaactgtagcctcagtttcctgttgttagctgacaggagtggcacctggtgtggtcttctgctgctgtagcccatctgcttcaaggttggacgtgttgttggttcagagatggtcttctgcagaccttggttgtaaccagtggttatttgagttactgttgcctttctatcatcttgagccagtctggccattctcctctgacctctggcatcaacaaggcattttcacccagagaactgctgctcactggatgttTCCTcgttttgggaccatcctctgtaaaccctagagatggctgtgtgtgaaaatcccagcagatcagcagtttctgaaatactcattAACagccatgccacgttcaaagtcacttaaatcacctttcttcctcattctgatgctcagaacttcagcaggtcatcttgaccatgtctacgtGCCAagatgcactgagttgctgccacatgattggctgattagctatttgtgttaaagagcagttgaacaggtgtacctaataaagtggctgatgAATGTATACTCAATACAATAACAAAACCAGGTGTTCGACAAACCAAATAATACACAAGGGGGAACTAAAATGGATGGCAACTACAACTAAATGCAAAGCAAAACTGACTTAACCCAAATCCCCCCATGACATGGCAGCACATGGTTTGACCCAGTGGATTTAAGAGTCCTCAGCCCCCAACCACACCTTTTCCTCCACTGGGAAGGGACTGTGCCAAACAACCATGGTAACTGCAGTGCTCTGCTTCTGTGGATATTTGCTACATTTGAACCATGCTTTAACCTGAACTTACACATGGTAACGCTAACGTTAAAAGGTTAACATTACTCCTCttacatttaatatttgctCGATGTGGACATGTATGCAATTAGCTTATGTCACTAAGATTACTTTTAATGCGTATCTCTAAAGTTTACCATGAATTATGGAAACTAACTTTGTTAGTGGCAATGTAGCACGGCAAAGCTGGGTGCAGTGCAGTGTTCAGTCAGGTTGCCAGTGTACTGTAGGTGGGCGTGCATAGTACCCTTCGGCTCCCTCAGTCAGATCTACCTCTCGTTCCTTCACAGCCCCACCATCTTGTTCAAAtctggtcacttctggctccagaaatccaagatggcgacggccaaaatgctgaactcaaggcttcgaAACCGCACTCCACAATCTGGTGGGTAACATCATGGTGGCTATGGCCATtattcatacagtctatggtttgaACTCACATGAACTCACTACAGTGTTGTGTTGTAGcagggttaaaaaaacaaaaaacgcaaTAATGCTGCATGGGTAGGTTTGTCCTGTACCGGTGGTGGGTGCGGTAGACTTTAAATGGAACGTGGCTGTACCTGCACATTATGGCCGAGTGGCTAACTTCTGGCTTAGACCTCGGCCAACTTGTAAGAGCATAGAAATTATTTGATTGTGTGTCTTTATAGACTTTCATAATATTATCAGACTGAGTGAAAAAAATGGATTCACTGATTTACAGGCGTCGCTTTCTCAATGTGAGTCGATGGAAAAAAGGCGTTTAGGCTCCAGGGCATCATGTGACAAGCCTTGAAGTTGTAATTTCAGAACTGGCCACTCTGTAAAATGGGCTTCACAGTccagcacacttcctgggggcttgCTCTGGACAGGGCCATGCACATTGTTGCATCTCAGTAGTTACCCTACATGCATGGCACTCACTTCTGCAACTTCACTGCTAGCtgctactaaatcctacacactggacctttaaaataaagacacacTTAAACAATATccatttatgcatttattttaatacaatTTGCAATGACATAAGCCAGAACATATTTACAGTGTcaggaaaaagtaaaaaaaaaaagtaaaagtaaattcttaagacatttttaaaaaaaatttttttttacaaaataaacttCAAGAACAACTGAGAAATGGGAAGTTCACTGAAGTCCAGTTTGGTAAAGTCATTCCTATGCCTTCAAAGCACAGGTCTGTATTAATCATCACCTCCTACTATCATTTGTAAACCTGTGAGATAAGAAAATTATTCATCTGTTGCTGAATATGTGATGTCGTGTCTGCACTGAGCACAGAATAAAATGGATGAAATACAAATTCTAACACGTTTCAGGCTAATAATTAAATATAACTCAGTTTGACTCTATTAACACTAATCACCAGTTTGTTGCTGAGGCTACGGCCCTGTGCTCCACAGACGTGCTCAGTTTTCTGCAGCTGCAGGAAACAATTACAAGCATACTGAATATCTTAACAACAAAATGACAGTTGTATATATGAATTTAGTTTCACATCCCAAACTTCAGTAACATAAACCTCGCGAAAGCTCAAAAAATGTCTACAAATCCAGTAAATATCCAGTCTTATCTGTGTTTCATATGAATCGCTTTTAAAACAGAACAATTTTAAATGGATGTAAATAAAACCAGAAAGCAACATTTACTTATAACAAAATGTCCATTTTGCTTTTCTCTCTCCATAAAAATGCAACAGGAATTCAAGTGACACCTAGTGTATAAAAGATCTTATACACATACTTAAAATCCTGTGTTTGGAATAAATAGAAGAGGAACTGGTGTAAAACACTAGAAATATAACTGTGGAACATCACACATGTTGCTgatataaaataacattaaaaaaataaatagatatgaAGGACCTTGCCGATCACTTAAAATATTTACGGTGTGATTTCTGGCGTCAGATCCTGTATGATGTCAGAGGTCTAATGAAAGCAGTTTTAGACACAATGTTCCTTCACTGATATGTCCCAATTCTCGCAAACAAAAAGTGCTGAGAACAAGCAATTAGAGTACGTGCATgttttacatacacacaaataaacgACTAATGTTTTTACCATTTAGCCCAGAAAAGATTTGAGTAATTTTAATTTCATCCCGAGTAGCTgagacagtaacacaaacattGTGCTACTTGTGCATGAGGCAGATCGAGCAGAACCAGGACTGCAACTCTGTAAATGTTATgaaactgttttctgttttactaGTCATAGAACGTGGGTCCAGGTGTGGCGAGGATGTCCTCGTAGGGTGCTCTCTGGTGCAGGTGAAgggctttttgttttttcagcaccAGGAGACAGAAGAAGGTGGTCGCAGCCTGCAAGCGAGTGCCTCCATCGCAGAGGGCCTCCAGGCTGAACGTGGTGTCGCTGTTACTTTGgttctgcaaaacacacacatacacacacacacacacacacacacacacacacacaaacacatgcgaGAGAATTTAATTTCCCCGACATCATCCCTAATCCTGCTCTGGCCTTCTCACCTTTAAATCCCTGTCCACTGTGACTATAGATTTATATCTGCCATTCAGTATTAAAATAGAGCAGGGACACTGTTATGTTGGCCTCATGTTTAAAGACTTTTCAAGCAATTTCACTGTTGCGGACAAATTTCCAATGtcagaataaaatcatgagAGTTTTGCTAGAGTTGTGGCGCTCGTGTTATCTTGATCATTTGGTGTACAGTTCAAGCTGTCCTTTACTTCACTCTTAATCTCATCTTTGTGTtctgacaaaccaaacatgtttaatattaatataCATTTTCATTCTTAGCTGACGGAAACAGTAAAATTCAATGACATGAACACTGTCCCTAACCAAAAGCTgcactctctccatctccaaacaggaagcagcaaaccgATAGACAGTAAACATAGAAGGGACTCCTTGCAGGGTGTAAGAACATGGAACAAGTCTCAGCTCTCTTgtgctgtggaaaaggaggagaaacctgtaggagttgtggagtgaacaagagtcagtgtttgatttggtGTGTGTCTCAACCGACCAACTATTATctattttagtgagaaatctttAATTTTTGAATCAGTTTGCATCTCATTCTCACAGTCTCCCTCCCACTGTAACAACACAGCTAACCAACAGAGGCTGGTCGCgagttgaggcaacaaaatccATAATGTTTGTattaaaatacagtttatctttatacGTTGCATTGATGCCAAATTGAGAAGAATACGGTCAAACTGTGACGCCTTTAAGTGAGTTTTaagagttgtgtttttgtggttaCCTCTGGTCAGGCATCGTGACATCAACAAATCTTGCAAATAGTGATCATAaaaagatccccagtctttgtgTGTGACATTGTATTTATATGTGAGAGGATGTCTTCTATCGTATGGCATAACATGAAACCAGTCTTGTGTCACCAACAGGCTTTACACATATATATCATACAATACTAGAAAGTTGGTTTAACTGTGCTTCTAATACCTGAACGTTTATTTTTAGCTCCTTACTTTCAGAGTGTTCAGAAGCTTCTGTGCACGCCTggtttctctcctctcctttaaGTCCTGGCTGTCCAGCAGAGACTGCAGGTTAGAAAAGGACCATATTTCAGTCAGTGAAGCTGGGAACATCTCCAAGGCAGAATGGGAAATTAAGACCAGCCATCTGGCAAACACTGACAGATAGTGGCTTGTTTGTTTACTGTACCagccattttttccccccgaTTACCACCCATTATTAGTTTACTTTCATTTCAAAGATAAGAGCAGTGAAATCTGGAGCCTGACAGAGTCTTATTCCCTGCCCTGTTTCTatttgtaactgtgtgtgtgctcgcaGGCACCTGAGTGTGGAGAGAAGTTGACTGAGTCTCCTCCTGCATGCAAGAAGGATGGACAAACATGGAGTCTTCGGATGGAAACTCTGGGTGAGTGAAGTCCGACTTGttttcatcctgaaacacagaTTATAAACCAAAAGGTTAAAAGGTGAAGGAACATCATTAATAGAGATTTAACCCCTCTCTCAAAATGACATGCTGATGCTTACTTGTGTGAGATCTGAATTATTCTCATGTTGGTTGTCATTCACATGATCGAGGTCCATCAGCTCAGTGTTGCGAGTTCTTTCAGGACCTACTGATGAGTCTACGACACTGACGTCTGTGGTGAGGGCACTTAGGTCCCTCTGATCTatacaagacaaaataaaacagatagcGTGGTGGCACAACAGAGGAAAACACCAGTGATAGATTTAAAGTAGAGCAATCATAGTTCATGGAAATTAAAATTCTCCCACTGCTTGAATATGCGAGTTCCTACCTTCTTGTCCACCCTGGCGCATAACCTCAACCTCCTCACGCACACTCAATTTCATCTGGAAGATACTTTTAGCGAGGAGCTACAAGGACAAGATGAGCTTTAACAGAAACAGCAGTCATTTCAATGTAATTTTATAGTTAATAGTTTGTAAGATAAAAGACCAACATTCAGGGATTTTTTAGGGGTCTTTCACATCAGGGACCCGGGCCCAGATCTGAGTACACTTGACCCcaaagtgcagttcatttgatTAGTGGGAACACTTTGTACAGGCACGGTATGCCGAGCTGTACTCTGAACATTGATTGTACCAAAACATGGAAGTGGACAGCTATTTAACTCGATTACAAGGAGTTTTTAACCGGGTATGAAACAGTCTCAATTCAATACTGATGCCTCTGtatcaaacagcagcacagcCCGGCACAGATAGATCCAAATCCGACTTTGCTGTCACCTTCGACCTGCAGTCACAGCTCTGGCAGGAGGTGGAGAGCTCCCAACTGACAGATGGGAGCAGAGCTTCACCTCACTGCTCTGCCAGTCCCCTCTGATGATTGTCCCGGGGGCAGTAGTGTCCGTCTGCTGTACCTAAAACTTTATGTATATGATGACCCAAGTGTACTCAGGGACTAATACGCTGAGAGGAGGGGGATAGTACGAATGATTCGTACCTAATATAAAGACTCCCTTAATCCCTTTACCTCCTTTATTTGTGGAGTTGCTATAGTCGAACATGGCTGCGTAAAGAGTTTGTCTGCACTGCCACTCTCCTTCCACTGCATGAGCTGCAAGGTTGGTGGGGCCATGTCCAAGGGGGCAATCAGATCTGAATAgtcaaacagctgctttttgatGAATTCATTGGTCAGCTCTTTAGTCTGGTCCACAACCAACTTGCGTTTCCTCTTCCCCCGCTTCTTCTCTGAGTTTGCTGTAAAGAAACAGAAGGTCATAGGAACGCTTGTTTTGCTGTATCAGGTATTGAAAGCCTGTTTGTGACAGAGAATAGACACTAGGTCAACTGTTTGAGGTTTCGAGGGTTGGATGAGATTTCTTTGAAACGTAGAAAGTTACTTTGGATTTTCTCTCAGCGTTTACAGTTCAAatgtccaatcaaattactcttACAAAAGCAGTACTAGCACAAACTACAAGTATACTCTGTATATTCTACAACATCCACATTTTTGAAGCGGAAGTGATGGCGATATTGTCAATAATGGAAGGCTGTGTTAGAAAGACCGCTGCTGTTTGAACCTTCCAGCTTGACTCAGCATCGTTCTTCTCAGCACTTGTCTAAGAAATCCGGAACATCAGATGCGCTATTAATAAGTTGATGGAATATTGATTATCACGAGAAAAGATTTCATAATTTTAAAACTGCTATATTTTAAGGATGTCATCAAAAACGTAATCAAGTAATTCCTGACAATGTAACTATAAtctaattaaacattttttcaaatgcaaTCTGGGCTGATTATAGttacttattttttgtttctgattACATAGTCCCAATTACAAGTAATCTCTTACGGCCCTGGAGGTTTCTGGTCTAACTCTCCTTGCATTGCAATGTTCAGAATTATAATAGTGGTGGTGTCAGGGGGGTGATGCCAGTTCTTGTGGCAGCGTATCAGTTGATGTTTGCGTAATATACAGCAGATCTTTGAGTTGAAGGAGTGAGTTTGAGAGTTAGTTCTGCTTACGAGTGATGGCCACAGGTTCAAGAGCAAACGCCTCCTTCTCGTTAGCGAGCAGGGTGGTCTCATCCACTGTAGGGGTCTCCATCTCCTTTCTATCAGCATCTGGAAAACACATGGAGCCTGTTTTGAATTTGAAAATAAGTCTGAATGCAAATGTGCTCTCTTGAGGAACAAAACATccaccaaacaaaaacaagaactgagtggaaaatagaaaatagatgCACAGCACTGATAATTACTGAACTACTATTATGCAGCTCTTCAGACGGAGGTGCCTTACATTAAAGTTAATGGAAGGTGAAAACAGGATGTGAATGACTAATGTGCTGTAAATATTTATCATGATGAATTATCACCTTGTTGATATCTGGGTGTAGAGATCTCCGGATTTTCATTAGGAGGCTCCTCTGGGATGAAGTCGGTGGACGCAGCATTATCACTGGAGTTTGTCAGAAAGTCTGCAGGGCCATTTAAAAGGTAGAAGAACCAATCACTCTTCTTGTTaattaaaaaagcagcacagaaTCATTATTGACACGACAAGGGCAAAGATTTTacatcattttcttttgttatctGTATCAGTAGTGGGACTGTCTTGTTACAAAGACTGATGACTGACTGACAATAGATGAATGAGAGCAGAGAGAATCGTTTCCTGTTCAGTCATCATGATTTAATGGGCAGTTAGGCCATGCTGTGTTTCAGATGCTATTTTCTTTGTGTCCCAGTTCAGAGGCTGGATCCTTCAAAGACGCAGCCCAGGAACACTCGTCCTTTTCAGGCTGAATTTTTGCTTCCTTCCAAACTGAGACAGCTCAGCCTCACGGAGACAAAACCTAATGGGCCGCTTGTGCAATCCCAGTCAAGTTGTGAAGTCAAATACTTCACAGTTTACTGCCCTTAAAGTGCTGACAAAAGGCAAATGCCACTGGGAAACTGGGACAAGTTCCAGGATGCCTTCATGTGAGTATACAGTATGAGCTGTGACACTCCACATGATTTATGACTGGAAAATTGTACCAAATATATCCATATATtccatttatttttcctttaaacCCTCCTGATCCAAAACATATTCAGAATCCTAACAAGAACAAACTGAGGAAAAATCCTTCTACCCATGTTATGACATAATTGGTCTACAAAGGCTGACTTTGGAGTATTCAGCCCCTGAACTGGGACACTGGGAAGTCTGGTGTGTTGGGTTTGTTCTCATCATTTCCTTCCACCCTTTAGATGGGTCACCTTTAGCTTAAGTTTATGTATACAAACATCACAGTTACATCTTTTTGGCCAGTAACTCTGCATTGAAAAACCTGTCTGGTTTCTTCTGTGTCAAAATGATATCTTCATAATattatttactgttgtaaaaTGTATTGTTGTTTCAGGGTTCCTACATCATAGGGCAAGTTAGAATTAAAAGCCAGTGTAGGccaaagatttgcgacgagacgaaactgttttagaatgttgcagcagtgtgaactggccatctgagctcgactcaagccggctgatggtgtcacttGCGACTCCACTGATTCAATtgccagtggctggttttagaacgtcacctgtttcaacagccaaccggcttgtagtgaagtgcgctggtcaagtcaaaatgaccacagacggtACGCTGGTGTTGGATGATGGGTCGCTGCTGCTTAtgcctcctcacacacattttcactgacTATTTGGCGCTGCTTACTGTTATTATTGTGGGATATTTATTATGACTACAGTTCATgtgatgctcattttgtttgtttttcgctgtttcatcactactacagaTTCAACTGTAGCCAGTGTCTCACTATctctatcctcattcatattttaaaaagctacaaattatattcagccacaaaataagtctgaaaagctggaaatcagaacagaagtacagaaagTTGTTGCATACTAGAGATGATATACCGTCTCATCTAATTGCactggtgtgaaccagcagatTTTTAAAGCGTTACAGAACAGTGcgttgcaagtagttgcctgtttgaACTTGTCTCATTACAAATTTTGGTGTTAACTGGgcttaagactttttttttattgccacGTGGAATGAAATGTGACACCAGTTTTACAGTAACAAAAACTGAATGGTAAAAAAAGCCTCAACCAACATCAGTTTCTGAGATTTAGAGACAATTTTGCCTGAATgtttattgtaacataaaactcGACTTTTCTGGTAAATACCTGGTGTCTGTTGGCAAGTTTTCTTAGGATTTAGTGTTCTAACTCTGCATGTTGGATTCCACGACCTTGATTCCCATCATGCCAAGTTAAAGCATTGTGTGAATTACCTTTTACCAGTTTAAGCAATGCCAAATAGCTATTTTTGGTTGAATCTCCAGTTCCTCGTGTCACCAAGGGTATAGTCAAAGCTAGCTACAGAAAGTGGATCCTCTGCTTTGAGCATCCTGgccagaaacaaaatatgagtgttATCGGTTCCCCTATCTTGATCTGTGTGAGGTTAATGCCAGAGGCATTTGGTAAACTAGTTACCAATTATTTCAAGATTTCACaatgcaaaattaaaaaaaaacactgataagTTAAATTCTATTTGCCATGTATTCACAGTTTTGAAAAagtgatttaagacattttgatACCAAGTcaggccttatttttagattaataaaCTCAATGCCTGTCGAGACTTCTTAAGGATCCACAGGAACCCTGAGTTTAACGCAGACTTGGCAAATGGTTAAAGACCACTATTAACAAGAGCTGGCCAAAAAAACCACAaggatagttttttttttcagtgcttgATGTTCTTTGGAGTAAAATATAGCAAAAATGTATCATGGTCAATCCACAATCCCTACCGAGTAGGTCGAATCCTTTATCCTCATCCCCAAATGTGTCTCCATGTTGAGCCAGGCTCTGGAAGCTCATATCCAGCAGCCCATTCTGGTGGCTCTGGGACTCATCTCCTACCCATCAGGGCACACAAAAGGAGGGGAAAAATTGCAAAGTCAGTATGAGATGTCAGCTCTGCACAGGAAAGGATGCTTTAAAGGAGAAGGCTGAAGTCATATATTTTtgttactgtcaacaaatctcATAAAAGGACCAAAACCATCCATGCATTAGTCTGTCTCTAAATACATTCCAACTTTCCTATCTTTTCTGTGGAAATTAGCCTCAAGCACATTCACTGCTGCAGATCTAAATCTCATGGATAATTAATTTCATTTCTAAACTGTTTTCTAAAACTGCTGGGGACTTAACTTCTTATTAAATGTTTCCCAACCAAGTTTTTCTTAGTACCTAATTCTTCATAATCATAAGTagcaggaataaataaatgctgaatATATCATAATGCTCTTTACTAACAAGGAGAATGGCAATAGCTCGCATCAAATCAGGAAGTAGCATGGCATGGAAACAAACTAGTTCTTACCAAAGTCTATAAAGCTCAGGAATCCATTTCCAAAATCCTCTTTCAGAGTGATATCCTCTGATCGACACTGGTTCAGTGAAAAGTGGTCCACGACGTCTATGTCACTAGTGTCCAAGTATGAGGAGAACACAGTGTGGACACAAACAGAATACTTATTTATTAGGAAACAATAAGTGATCCCAATGTAGACAAAAGGGTTATCTCTGCTACCAGAtctcaaaacaaaagaaatatgaCTTATTATATTAGTAAAGTTTGTAATCCAAGCATGAAAACTTAATTTGTCATGTAAAGCATCTTTGAGTATCTTTAAAAGTGTTCTGTCAATAAAATTGATTAAACCAGGTCTATGTTTTTAATCATGGCCGTTCCATAAACTCAAAaacttttacattacatttgcataaaAAACTTGACTTGAGTGACGTGTCTCAGAGAAACCTGCAGTACATAAATGTCATGTTGGAATTTGTCTGAGAAGAAAATTGCACCTTGGGTTTGGCACCTCGGTGTCAAAGGCAGAGAAATCTTCAATCAAGGTAATTGCTTTAATTGTTGCCTCGAGCCCCTCCACAGGCATATCTGTCTGACCTGGTGtgttgagagagagaaacatgGCAAATAATACAAATATGGAGTGCACTTAGAACTAGAAAAAACAGcaccaaataattaaaatgaagaGGTATTTCTTTTGGAATTTAACCAGGTACTATAAGGTCAAGAAGacatcctgtgtgtgttgtttgaatGAGTCTTTAGGATTTTACATACAAGTTCTTGTCAGCTGAGCAAACAGAGTAACATATGCTTACTTGTAGAAATGTATGCCTACATTATGTCCCTGTCCTGTGTGACTGTTGAGTCTGTGTGATATTGCACATGTGAGAaaccacacatgcacataacATCCGTGCATTGAGCTCCTTCCCTCCTTCTATAGTAAGTTGGTTAAATAATTATGTCTGTGTCACCCTCTGGTGGTTGCTCTCTTTGGGGAAAGTGTTTACCAGTGTTTATAGTCAGTCGTCAGTTGATTAGGTACACTTagctaaaactaaaataacGTGGTAAAACAATCCACATCCATTAAAGTTaacatgttcagtttttgtttataAACTGTTCAGAGAGGTGTTTCAACTGTATGATCATTTTGGAGAATGTAGTGCAGTGCTGTTGCTTTTTCTCTCTAATAAATGCATCCAGCTGACCAGTTTTCACTTTCCTACCTCTGCCACAGCCATAAGTTTCAGCCAATTTAATGTAGCCACTGCCCTGCCAAACCCTGTGCTGCTATTATTTGTCATCACAATTTAAACAACTGTTAACAGGATGTGTTACCTGGCCTGAAtgccattttaattttaaccaGGGCATCATTGCAGTCTGCGAGGAGATACTTTGTTTTCTTGGAGTAGATCCGGACCACACCAATGAGCAGATG harbors:
- the rad21l1 gene encoding double-strand-break repair protein rad21-like protein 1 isoform X1 — protein: MMFYTQLFTSKRGPLAKIWLAAHWERKLTKAHVFECNLETTIRDIISPKMKIGLRTSGHLLIGVVRIYSKKTKYLLADCNDALVKIKMAFRPGQTDMPVEGLEATIKAITLIEDFSAFDTEVPNPSDIDVVDHFSLNQCRSEDITLKEDFGNGFLSFIDFGDESQSHQNGLLDMSFQSLAQHGDTFGDEDKGFDLLDFLTNSSDNAASTDFIPEEPPNENPEISTPRYQQDADRKEMETPTVDETTLLANEKEAFALEPVAITPNSEKKRGKRKRKLVVDQTKELTNEFIKKQLFDYSDLIAPLDMAPPTLQLMQWKESGSADKLFTQPCSTIATPQIKELLAKSIFQMKLSVREEVEVMRQGGQEDQRDLSALTTDVSVVDSSVGPERTRNTELMDLDHVNDNQHENNSDLTQDENKSDFTHPEFPSEDSMFVHPSCMQEETQSTSLHTQSLLDSQDLKERRETRRAQKLLNTLKNQSNSDTTFSLEALCDGGTRLQAATTFFCLLVLKKQKALHLHQRAPYEDILATPGPTFYD
- the rad21l1 gene encoding double-strand-break repair protein rad21-like protein 1 isoform X2 produces the protein MMFYTQLFTSKRGPLAKIWLAAHWERKLTKAHVFECNLETTIRDIISPKMKIGLRTSGHLLIGVVRIYSKKTKYLLADCNDALVKIKMAFRPGQTDMPVEGLEATIKAITLIEDFSAFDTEVPNPSDIDVVDHFSLNQCRSEDITLKEDFGNGFLSFIDFGDESQSHQNGLLDMSFQSLAQHGDTFGDEDKGFDLLDFLTNSSDNAASTDFIPEEPPNENPEISTPRYQQDADRKEMETPTVDETTLLANEKEAFALEPVAITPNSEKKRGKRKRKLVVDQTKELTNEFIKKQLFDYSDLIAPLDMAPPTLQLMQWKESGSADKLFTQPCSTIATPQIKELLAKSIFQMKLSVREEVEVMRQGGQEDQRDLSALTTDVSVVDSSVGPERTRNTELMDLDHVNDNQHENNSDLTQDENKSDFTHPEFPSEDSMFVHPSCMQEETQSTSLHTQSLLDSQDLKERRETRRAQKLLNTLKVRS